The following proteins are co-located in the Calliphora vicina chromosome 2, idCalVici1.1, whole genome shotgun sequence genome:
- the sip2 gene encoding uncharacterized protein sip2 isoform X2, translating into MNRCDETAYGELPMWQKTSDESFEALEKMCEKTVSDPNSTLFKYLNGEDEEQKSNNVVVWQKTSDESFEALEKMCDKTASDPNSTLFQYLNSDRKEQVLAEVKKRSADGIILDGQHQEDKLLMKLNNCTLLDDIEAPSRMWENTICGDTILQTSPIKMVGLLRPSTIIEEAPDDSTNSDVSSQMSFRTATKGAHSDISSSAYETAHDSTVASNRTDVSKKCRQQDLEVIDVDNIVFAAIAKNEQQMKDNEAYIIPIHEQLDATIIESDPITNICDGENNSNASEISVDLIDLEKTFGPLQNSPHSSIAEDGPEQNIECNENEMEDGDVLEDSIIEILSDEEDVDETDDVQSKDEEEQIHYTNIKMEMSSKTNSFSINHDTYSFNESLENDKENCGATPQSSEKSMQFNDTMEEVEYMLKRGMEYMAAEAAAKKSPPKVKAPIPACNIKVSKTQPNSPMTHKKPGSHVSSSASKVKSSTHTTPAKNVPLTKGHNSSSKRYDIDIRPFPKLDIFAKPAVHARTKELTSKQQKFSHIVSPIGAYMKKTAKTPLMSSINCKTKDYFNSTAILELENESRLYQPQFVKDSDGSEASGLPKLPGLTSDTKRPLPKKAYISSDLKHIVDERTPITIPGGKKIQKYLENAMMPAVLRHEGKFKMPGGMSNKLNTPSSSSPVVPSKLPLKNSDTNSIITSRSSSHIPRRNNASLADLSVMSGDVSMYTIMDAQKF; encoded by the exons ATGAATCGATGCGATGAAACTGCATATGGAGAACTGCCCATGTGGCAAAAAACATCAGATGAAAGTTTCGAGGCTTTAGAGAAGATGTGCGAAAAAACTGTATCTGATCCGAACAGCACACTGTTTAAATATCTTAACGGCGAAGATGAGgaacaaaaaagcaacaatgtTGTGGTATGGCAAAAGACTTCTGATGAAAGCTTTGAAGCCCTAGAAAAGATGTGTGACAAAACAGCATCTGATCCGAATAGTACTctctttcaatatttaaatagtgATCGCAAAGAACAGGTCTTGGCAGAAGTTAAAAAGCGTAGTGCAGATGGAATTATTTTAGATGGGCAACATCAAGAAG aTAAATTACTAATGAAACTAAATAATTGCACATTGTTGGATGATATTGAGGCACCATCACGCATGTGGGAAAATACCATATGTGGTGATACTATCCTGCAAACCTCACCTATCAAAATGGTGGGTTTATTAAGACCTTCTACAATAATTGAGGAAGCACCAGATGACTCGACAAATTCCGATGTATCATCTCAAATGAGTTTTCGAACAGCTACTAAAGGCGCCCATAGCGATATCTCCTCAAGTGCCTACGAAACTGCTCATGATTCTACTGTAGCTAGTAATCGTACAGATGTTTCTAAAAAATGCCGCCAACAAGACCTGGAAGTCATTGATGTTGATAACATCGTTTTTGCAGCAATAGCGAAAAACGAACAACAGATGAAAGACAATGAAGCCTATATTATTCCTATCCATGAACAATTGGATGCTACTATTATTGAATCAGATCCAATAACTAATATATGTGATGGTGAAAATAATTCTAATGCAAGTGAAATATCGGTTGATTTGATTGATTTGGAAAAAACATTTGGTCCACTTCAAAACTCTCCGCATTCTTCTATCGCAGAAGATGGTCCAGAGCAAAATATTGAATGTAATGAAAATGAAATGGAAGATGGTGACGTATTAGAAGATTCTATTATTGAAATACTCTCGGATGAAGAAGATGTTGATGAAACTGATGATGTGCAAAGTAAAGATGAAGAAGAACAAATACATTATACAAACATCAAAATGGAAATGAGTTCAAAAACGAACTCATTCAGTATTAATCACGATACCTATAGTTTCAATGAGTCACTTGAAAATGATAAGGAAAATTGTGGTGCGACTCCTCAATCATCGGAGAAGTCTATGCAATTCAATGACACAATGGAAGAGGTCGAGTATATGCTCAAAAGGGGTATGGAATATATGGCTGCTGAAGCAGCTGCCAAAAAAAGCCCGCCAAAAGTAAAAGCCCCTATTCCGGCGTGTAATATTAAGGTTTCCAAAACTCAACCGAATTCTCCTATGACACATAAGAAGCCGGGTTCACATGTATCATCTTCTGCCTCAaaag TGAAATCATCAACACATACAACACCAGCCAAGAATGTGCCCTTAACCAAAGGTCACAATTCATCATCGAAACGTTATGATATCGATATACGACCATTTCCGAAATTAGATATATTTGCTAAGCCTGCTGTACATGCTCGCACTAAAGAGCTAAcaagcaaacaacaaaagtttTCCCACATTGTTAGTCCTATTGGTGCCTATATGAAAAAGACCGCCAAAACACCGCTAATGTCCTCAATAAATTGCAAAACTAAGGACTATTTTAACTCAACTGCAATTCTGGAACTGGAAAATGAATCTCGCTTGTATCAGCCACAGTTTGTAAAAGACTCAGACGGAAGCGAAGCATCGGGTTTACCTAAATTGCCTGGTTTAACAAGTGATACGAAACGACCACTACCGAAAAAGGCATACATATCGTCTGATTTGAAACAT attGTTGATGAACGGACTCCCATAACGATTCCTGGtggtaaaaaaatacaaaaatatcttGAAAACGCAATGATGCCAGCTGTATTACGTCACGAAGGCAAATTTAAAATGCCAGGCGGAATGAGTAACAAGTTAAATACGCCATCATCATCTTCACCAGTAGTCCCCTCTAAATTGCCCTTAAAAAATTCCGATACAAATTCAATAATTACATCAAGATCATCCTCGCACATACCACGACGTAACAACGCCAGTCTTGCTGATTTGTCAGTAATGTCTGGCGATGTATCCATGTATACAATAATGGATGCccagaaattttaa
- the sip2 gene encoding uncharacterized protein sip2 isoform X1: MSGLEKFQASEAWRTNFKKFLFMERKPEVVQKTLTITESQRYSLDIGEDLKNIIEQKKNQKTVQINLNAEIINIPNTTNESISHQKESNMNRCDETAYGELPMWQKTSDESFEALEKMCEKTVSDPNSTLFKYLNGEDEEQKSNNVVVWQKTSDESFEALEKMCDKTASDPNSTLFQYLNSDRKEQVLAEVKKRSADGIILDGQHQEDKLLMKLNNCTLLDDIEAPSRMWENTICGDTILQTSPIKMVGLLRPSTIIEEAPDDSTNSDVSSQMSFRTATKGAHSDISSSAYETAHDSTVASNRTDVSKKCRQQDLEVIDVDNIVFAAIAKNEQQMKDNEAYIIPIHEQLDATIIESDPITNICDGENNSNASEISVDLIDLEKTFGPLQNSPHSSIAEDGPEQNIECNENEMEDGDVLEDSIIEILSDEEDVDETDDVQSKDEEEQIHYTNIKMEMSSKTNSFSINHDTYSFNESLENDKENCGATPQSSEKSMQFNDTMEEVEYMLKRGMEYMAAEAAAKKSPPKVKAPIPACNIKVSKTQPNSPMTHKKPGSHVSSSASKVKSSTHTTPAKNVPLTKGHNSSSKRYDIDIRPFPKLDIFAKPAVHARTKELTSKQQKFSHIVSPIGAYMKKTAKTPLMSSINCKTKDYFNSTAILELENESRLYQPQFVKDSDGSEASGLPKLPGLTSDTKRPLPKKAYISSDLKHIVDERTPITIPGGKKIQKYLENAMMPAVLRHEGKFKMPGGMSNKLNTPSSSSPVVPSKLPLKNSDTNSIITSRSSSHIPRRNNASLADLSVMSGDVSMYTIMDAQKF; this comes from the exons AAAACCAGAAGTGGTCCaaaaaacattaacaataaCTGAAAGTCAACGCTATAGTTTGGATATAGGggaagatttaaaaaatataattgaacaaaaaaagaacCAGAAAACTGTTCAAATCAATTTGAATGcagaaattataaatattccTAATACAACAAACGAAAGTATAAGCCATCAAAAAGAATCAAATATGAATCGATGCGATGAAACTGCATATGGAGAACTGCCCATGTGGCAAAAAACATCAGATGAAAGTTTCGAGGCTTTAGAGAAGATGTGCGAAAAAACTGTATCTGATCCGAACAGCACACTGTTTAAATATCTTAACGGCGAAGATGAGgaacaaaaaagcaacaatgtTGTGGTATGGCAAAAGACTTCTGATGAAAGCTTTGAAGCCCTAGAAAAGATGTGTGACAAAACAGCATCTGATCCGAATAGTACTctctttcaatatttaaatagtgATCGCAAAGAACAGGTCTTGGCAGAAGTTAAAAAGCGTAGTGCAGATGGAATTATTTTAGATGGGCAACATCAAGAAG aTAAATTACTAATGAAACTAAATAATTGCACATTGTTGGATGATATTGAGGCACCATCACGCATGTGGGAAAATACCATATGTGGTGATACTATCCTGCAAACCTCACCTATCAAAATGGTGGGTTTATTAAGACCTTCTACAATAATTGAGGAAGCACCAGATGACTCGACAAATTCCGATGTATCATCTCAAATGAGTTTTCGAACAGCTACTAAAGGCGCCCATAGCGATATCTCCTCAAGTGCCTACGAAACTGCTCATGATTCTACTGTAGCTAGTAATCGTACAGATGTTTCTAAAAAATGCCGCCAACAAGACCTGGAAGTCATTGATGTTGATAACATCGTTTTTGCAGCAATAGCGAAAAACGAACAACAGATGAAAGACAATGAAGCCTATATTATTCCTATCCATGAACAATTGGATGCTACTATTATTGAATCAGATCCAATAACTAATATATGTGATGGTGAAAATAATTCTAATGCAAGTGAAATATCGGTTGATTTGATTGATTTGGAAAAAACATTTGGTCCACTTCAAAACTCTCCGCATTCTTCTATCGCAGAAGATGGTCCAGAGCAAAATATTGAATGTAATGAAAATGAAATGGAAGATGGTGACGTATTAGAAGATTCTATTATTGAAATACTCTCGGATGAAGAAGATGTTGATGAAACTGATGATGTGCAAAGTAAAGATGAAGAAGAACAAATACATTATACAAACATCAAAATGGAAATGAGTTCAAAAACGAACTCATTCAGTATTAATCACGATACCTATAGTTTCAATGAGTCACTTGAAAATGATAAGGAAAATTGTGGTGCGACTCCTCAATCATCGGAGAAGTCTATGCAATTCAATGACACAATGGAAGAGGTCGAGTATATGCTCAAAAGGGGTATGGAATATATGGCTGCTGAAGCAGCTGCCAAAAAAAGCCCGCCAAAAGTAAAAGCCCCTATTCCGGCGTGTAATATTAAGGTTTCCAAAACTCAACCGAATTCTCCTATGACACATAAGAAGCCGGGTTCACATGTATCATCTTCTGCCTCAaaag TGAAATCATCAACACATACAACACCAGCCAAGAATGTGCCCTTAACCAAAGGTCACAATTCATCATCGAAACGTTATGATATCGATATACGACCATTTCCGAAATTAGATATATTTGCTAAGCCTGCTGTACATGCTCGCACTAAAGAGCTAAcaagcaaacaacaaaagtttTCCCACATTGTTAGTCCTATTGGTGCCTATATGAAAAAGACCGCCAAAACACCGCTAATGTCCTCAATAAATTGCAAAACTAAGGACTATTTTAACTCAACTGCAATTCTGGAACTGGAAAATGAATCTCGCTTGTATCAGCCACAGTTTGTAAAAGACTCAGACGGAAGCGAAGCATCGGGTTTACCTAAATTGCCTGGTTTAACAAGTGATACGAAACGACCACTACCGAAAAAGGCATACATATCGTCTGATTTGAAACAT attGTTGATGAACGGACTCCCATAACGATTCCTGGtggtaaaaaaatacaaaaatatcttGAAAACGCAATGATGCCAGCTGTATTACGTCACGAAGGCAAATTTAAAATGCCAGGCGGAATGAGTAACAAGTTAAATACGCCATCATCATCTTCACCAGTAGTCCCCTCTAAATTGCCCTTAAAAAATTCCGATACAAATTCAATAATTACATCAAGATCATCCTCGCACATACCACGACGTAACAACGCCAGTCTTGCTGATTTGTCAGTAATGTCTGGCGATGTATCCATGTATACAATAATGGATGCccagaaattttaa